The Thermoclostridium stercorarium subsp. stercorarium DSM 8532 genome contains a region encoding:
- a CDS encoding type I restriction-modification system subunit M, with protein MITGEIKNKIDKIWTDIWAGGITNPLTVIEQLTYLMFIRSLDEKELEIEQFEAVSGEKMRKIFPQDEEGQSMRWSRFKTMDSRKMYDIVSNKVFPFIKNLNGDSESAFSRYMQDAMFLIPTPQLLQKIVTGLDELYEHDLKDRDMQGDVYEYMLSKLSTAGQNGQFRTPKHIRDMMVQLVDPKPDEKICDPACGTAGFLVSAAEYIRDKYGAEMTGEQWERFSGDMFTGFDIDRTMLRISAMNLMLHSITQPNINYVDSVSKQNTISAQYDVILANPPFTGTIDAESINDDLKAVCDTKKTELLFVALFLRMLRKGGRCACIVPEGVLFGTTRAHKALRKELVENHHLRAVISMPSGVFKPYSGVSTAVLVFTKTGAGGTDKVWFYDMKADGYSLDDRRLPVEDNDIPDIISRFHNLEGEVDRKPTDQSFFVDKAEIVLNDYDLSINRYKETVYEKVVYDPPIVILDRLEKLNQDITKKMEELRGIIGE; from the coding sequence ATGATAACCGGGGAAATCAAGAATAAAATCGACAAAATTTGGACTGACATTTGGGCAGGTGGTATTACCAATCCGTTAACGGTCATAGAACAATTGACTTATTTGATGTTTATCCGATCCCTTGATGAAAAAGAACTGGAAATAGAACAGTTTGAAGCTGTTAGCGGGGAAAAGATGAGAAAGATTTTTCCGCAGGATGAAGAAGGGCAATCCATGCGCTGGAGCAGGTTTAAAACCATGGATTCCCGCAAGATGTATGATATAGTCAGTAATAAAGTATTTCCGTTTATTAAAAACCTTAACGGCGACAGTGAATCAGCTTTTTCCAGATACATGCAGGATGCCATGTTTCTTATTCCAACGCCGCAATTACTGCAAAAAATTGTAACAGGTTTGGATGAGCTTTATGAACATGATTTAAAAGATCGCGATATGCAAGGCGATGTTTATGAATATATGTTGAGCAAATTATCTACAGCAGGTCAAAATGGCCAGTTCAGGACTCCGAAACATATAAGGGACATGATGGTACAACTCGTTGATCCTAAGCCGGATGAGAAAATATGTGACCCTGCCTGCGGTACGGCTGGCTTTCTTGTTTCAGCGGCCGAGTATATAAGGGATAAATACGGGGCTGAAATGACGGGTGAACAATGGGAAAGATTTTCCGGAGATATGTTTACTGGTTTTGACATAGACAGAACCATGTTGCGGATTTCTGCAATGAACTTAATGCTCCATTCGATCACGCAACCTAATATTAATTATGTTGACAGTGTTTCAAAACAAAATACGATTTCGGCGCAATATGACGTAATACTCGCGAATCCGCCTTTTACCGGTACAATCGATGCCGAAAGTATAAATGATGACTTAAAAGCTGTGTGCGATACTAAGAAAACCGAGCTTTTGTTTGTTGCGCTTTTTTTACGTATGCTACGCAAGGGTGGACGATGCGCGTGCATTGTCCCTGAGGGTGTTCTGTTCGGTACCACAAGAGCGCATAAAGCCTTACGTAAAGAACTGGTGGAAAATCACCATTTACGCGCCGTTATATCCATGCCCAGCGGCGTTTTCAAGCCTTATTCGGGCGTGAGTACCGCCGTATTGGTGTTCACAAAGACCGGCGCGGGTGGCACAGATAAAGTCTGGTTCTATGACATGAAAGCTGACGGCTATTCCCTTGATGACAGGCGTTTACCCGTTGAGGATAATGATATACCGGACATAATTTCACGTTTTCATAATCTTGAGGGAGAAGTTGATCGCAAGCCCACCGATCAAAGTTTTTTTGTTGACAAAGCTGAAATTGTTTTGAACGATTATGATTTGTCAATAAACCGTTATAAAGAGACTGTATACGAAAAGGTTGTGTATGATCCCCCAATAGTAATCTTGGATCGATTGGAAAAATTAAACCAGGATATAACTAAGAAAATGGAAGAGCTAAGGGGGATTATTGGTGAATAA
- a CDS encoding restriction endonuclease subunit S, producing MNKWKKVNLGDYIMQVRGVSYKAKDVSNTEKEGYVAILRANNIQDDGLNLSDLIYVEKSKVTNQQFIKAGDILICASSGSKHLVGKAAQAKKDLNMSFGAFCKVVRTDKLYTPYLGYFFKSQYYRRKISDLSAGANINNIRNEHLDQLQIPLPPIEIQRQIAKKLDIVSDVLSLRKKQLTELDNLTKAVFYDMFGDPVKNNKGWKMVQLSDCCHVNPKKSEIDYFTDDLEVSFISMADVSVNGEIDTSDIRKYKDVKKGFTYFYENDVLFAKITPCMENGKGAIARGLKNNIGFGSTEFHVLRPKEGISNSEWLYHLTILPIFRKTAEKNMKGSAGQKRVPASFFDKFLVPLPPIELQNKFADIIKPINEQKLLVRKAIEETQLLFDSLMNQYFSE from the coding sequence GTGAATAAATGGAAAAAAGTTAATCTTGGAGATTATATAATGCAAGTACGAGGGGTTTCTTATAAAGCCAAAGATGTTAGTAATACCGAAAAGGAAGGTTATGTTGCCATTTTACGAGCTAATAATATTCAAGACGATGGATTGAATTTGAGTGACTTAATTTACGTTGAAAAAAGCAAGGTAACTAATCAGCAATTTATTAAAGCTGGAGACATTTTAATCTGTGCTTCAAGCGGAAGTAAACATCTCGTGGGAAAAGCTGCGCAGGCAAAGAAAGATCTGAACATGTCATTTGGAGCTTTTTGTAAAGTAGTGAGAACTGATAAATTGTATACTCCATATTTAGGATATTTTTTTAAAAGCCAGTATTACCGTAGAAAAATTTCTGATTTATCCGCAGGAGCAAATATCAACAATATAAGAAATGAACATTTAGATCAATTACAAATTCCTTTGCCTCCCATAGAAATTCAAAGACAGATAGCTAAAAAGTTAGATATTGTGTCTGATGTGCTCAGTTTGCGTAAAAAACAACTAACGGAATTGGATAATCTGACAAAGGCCGTTTTTTATGATATGTTTGGTGATCCAGTTAAAAATAATAAAGGTTGGAAAATGGTGCAATTATCTGATTGCTGTCATGTTAACCCCAAAAAATCAGAGATTGATTATTTTACAGATGATTTAGAAGTATCATTTATTTCTATGGCTGATGTTTCAGTAAACGGAGAAATTGACACAAGCGATATAAGAAAATATAAAGACGTCAAAAAGGGCTTTACATATTTTTATGAAAACGACGTGTTATTTGCAAAAATTACTCCTTGCATGGAAAATGGCAAAGGAGCTATAGCCAGAGGTTTAAAAAATAACATTGGTTTTGGTTCTACGGAATTTCACGTGTTGAGACCTAAAGAAGGAATTTCAAATAGTGAATGGTTATATCATTTGACAATATTACCCATATTTAGAAAAACTGCTGAGAAAAACATGAAAGGAAGTGCAGGTCAAAAAAGAGTTCCGGCTTCATTTTTTGACAAGTTTTTAGTACCGCTTCCACCGATTGAATTACAGAATAAGTTTGCTGACATTATTAAACCAATCAACGAACAAAAGTTGCTTGTCAGAAAAGCAATCGAAGAAACACAGCTGCTTTTCGACAGCCTGATGAACCAATATTTTAGCGAGTAG
- a CDS encoding DEAD/DEAH box helicase family protein translates to MPANFEFLKDKAEYKLFSQACIEAERVLATSPAMAAIGCRKALELAVKWVYSADNTMKMPYKDNLQALIHEPTFRSAVATQTWEKLRYIIKLGNLAVHTEKSVSRDEAVLALSALFEFVQWIDYCYGTDYKERSFNERNVPDEKVSLNEAKIREMNSLIEQKESEIEALRAKVAEMSAKLTAQRTINKEERHFKPVEITEFLTRKKYIDVELKNLGWVFGDDVQEEVELTGMPNPRGIGYADYVLYGKDGLPLAVIEAKRTSKDPKLGTQQAKLYADCLERMTGRRPIIFTTNGFETYIWDDVTSPQRKVSGIFSKADLEKLINRRKERKPLREIPIDDKITDRYYQKEAIRAVCDNIEKGQRKFLLVMATGTGKTRTAASLTDVLSRGGYVTNVLFLADRVALVNQAIDAFKNHLPDMSLCNFLDNKDDRNARIVFSTYPTMLNAIDTGKNEAGQCLFSPAHFDLIIIDEAHRSIFRKYRVIFEYFDALLVGLTATPRNEIDRNTYDFFELERGVPTYAYEYETAVNVDHVLVPYRNIETKLKFLEKGIVYDELSDEDKERYEEDFTDEDGGMPDFIPPSELNDIIFNQSTVDTVLEDLMTKGIKVAGGDRLGKTIIFAQNKDHAQFIVDRFNALYPQYKGNFAKRVVCDDYYAETIIRDFKDPDKEPHIAVSVDMLDTGIDVPEVVNLVFFKRVRSKVKFWQMIGRGTRLCKDLFGPGQDKQYFLIFDYLSNFEFFRTHKDGIESGETPSITEAIFAKRVRLIYKLQESAFMGEEYHKLRNSLIETVVAQINALNTELVSVKLQLQYVEKYKTPEAFVYLSDTDKYNLINYLAPLVYMDDADEFAKRFDNLMYGLMLSITESKGKLKRGRQQLVSICQSLLKRSTIPQVKNKIEFINTIISEDFWKSPDILQLEKIRLELRDLIKFIADDENGRRVIYTNLQDEVISVKEGEDIGPGFDFEDYKLKVNRYIEENKNHIAIYKLRNNIPLTKSDYEELEKILIGELGTEEDYRRKFNDTPFGLLVRKIAKLDRQAAFSAFSEFINDQSLSQEQIVFVRKVIDYIVKNGYIEDISDLMKPPFDKPHSFVKLFDSTRQKKIIETVKKIKENAIKVIG, encoded by the coding sequence ATGCCTGCAAATTTTGAATTTTTAAAGGATAAGGCAGAATATAAATTATTTTCCCAGGCCTGTATTGAAGCTGAACGGGTGCTTGCCACGTCTCCGGCGATGGCCGCCATCGGTTGCCGTAAGGCTTTGGAGCTTGCGGTAAAATGGGTATATTCTGCTGATAATACCATGAAAATGCCATATAAAGACAATTTGCAGGCATTAATTCATGAGCCTACTTTTAGATCTGCCGTAGCCACACAGACTTGGGAAAAACTCCGCTACATAATTAAACTGGGCAACCTTGCCGTTCATACTGAAAAATCTGTCAGCAGGGACGAAGCTGTTTTGGCATTGTCTGCTCTTTTTGAGTTTGTTCAATGGATAGATTATTGCTATGGTACCGATTATAAAGAGCGCAGCTTTAATGAAAGAAATGTACCTGATGAAAAAGTTAGCCTTAACGAAGCCAAGATCAGGGAAATGAACAGCCTGATTGAACAAAAAGAGTCCGAAATTGAGGCTTTGCGCGCCAAAGTGGCTGAAATGAGCGCAAAGCTTACAGCCCAGAGAACCATAAACAAAGAAGAAAGGCATTTTAAACCCGTTGAAATTACAGAATTTCTTACCCGCAAGAAGTATATCGACGTGGAACTTAAAAACCTTGGCTGGGTTTTCGGCGACGATGTCCAGGAAGAAGTAGAGCTCACCGGTATGCCGAATCCCCGGGGTATAGGTTATGCCGATTATGTCCTTTACGGAAAGGACGGGTTGCCTCTTGCTGTTATCGAAGCAAAGCGAACATCGAAAGATCCGAAGCTGGGAACTCAGCAAGCGAAACTCTATGCTGACTGTCTGGAAAGGATGACAGGCAGAAGACCAATTATTTTCACTACGAACGGCTTTGAAACATATATCTGGGACGATGTAACCTCTCCCCAGCGCAAGGTAAGCGGCATATTTTCAAAGGCTGACCTTGAAAAGCTAATAAATCGCCGTAAAGAAAGAAAACCTCTGAGGGAAATTCCCATAGACGATAAAATAACGGACCGTTATTATCAAAAAGAGGCTATCCGTGCGGTTTGCGACAATATCGAGAAAGGACAGAGAAAATTTTTGCTGGTAATGGCTACAGGAACCGGAAAAACCAGAACAGCAGCCAGTTTGACCGATGTTTTGTCTCGAGGAGGATATGTGACGAATGTTTTGTTCCTCGCAGACAGGGTCGCTCTGGTTAACCAAGCTATAGATGCCTTTAAAAACCATCTTCCGGATATGTCCTTGTGTAATTTTCTCGATAACAAGGATGACAGGAACGCACGTATTGTGTTTTCAACTTATCCTACCATGCTTAATGCCATTGATACGGGAAAAAACGAGGCAGGGCAGTGTTTGTTCTCTCCTGCCCATTTTGACTTAATTATTATCGATGAGGCTCACAGAAGCATATTTAGAAAATATCGCGTTATATTTGAGTATTTTGATGCTTTACTGGTTGGTTTAACGGCAACGCCAAGAAACGAAATTGACCGTAACACTTATGATTTTTTTGAACTGGAAAGAGGTGTTCCTACTTATGCGTACGAGTATGAAACGGCGGTAAATGTTGATCATGTTCTGGTTCCGTATCGCAATATAGAGACTAAACTTAAATTTCTTGAGAAAGGTATTGTGTATGATGAACTGTCCGATGAAGATAAAGAACGGTATGAAGAGGATTTCACCGATGAAGACGGTGGAATGCCTGATTTTATTCCTCCGTCGGAACTGAACGATATCATATTCAACCAATCGACTGTGGATACGGTTCTTGAAGATCTTATGACAAAGGGAATTAAAGTGGCAGGCGGAGACAGGCTGGGGAAAACCATTATATTTGCGCAAAACAAAGACCATGCTCAGTTTATCGTTGACAGATTTAATGCGCTGTATCCGCAGTATAAAGGCAACTTTGCAAAACGCGTTGTCTGTGATGATTATTATGCTGAAACTATTATCAGGGATTTCAAAGATCCTGATAAAGAACCACACATAGCCGTTTCGGTTGATATGCTGGATACAGGTATTGATGTACCGGAAGTTGTTAATTTGGTGTTCTTCAAACGTGTCCGTTCCAAGGTAAAATTCTGGCAGATGATTGGACGCGGAACAAGGTTGTGCAAGGATTTGTTCGGACCGGGCCAGGACAAGCAATACTTTTTAATATTTGATTATCTCAGTAATTTTGAGTTTTTCAGGACTCATAAGGACGGTATTGAAAGCGGCGAAACTCCAAGCATTACCGAAGCAATTTTCGCCAAAAGGGTACGCTTGATTTATAAGCTTCAGGAGTCGGCTTTCATGGGTGAGGAGTATCATAAACTTAGAAATTCGCTCATAGAGACGGTGGTAGCCCAGATAAACGCCTTAAATACCGAATTGGTGTCGGTAAAATTGCAGCTGCAGTATGTGGAGAAATATAAAACACCGGAGGCCTTTGTATATCTGTCGGATACGGACAAATATAATCTGATTAATTATTTGGCGCCTCTTGTTTATATGGATGACGCCGATGAATTTGCCAAACGGTTTGATAACCTGATGTACGGTCTTATGCTTTCCATAACCGAAAGCAAGGGAAAATTAAAAAGGGGTAGACAGCAGCTCGTGTCGATTTGCCAAAGCCTCCTGAAAAGATCGACCATTCCTCAGGTAAAGAATAAAATTGAGTTTATTAATACCATTATTTCTGAGGATTTTTGGAAGTCGCCGGATATATTGCAGCTTGAAAAAATACGTCTTGAGCTTCGTGATTTGATAAAATTTATCGCTGACGATGAGAACGGCAGAAGAGTGATATACACCAATCTTCAGGATGAAGTTATATCGGTAAAAGAGGGGGAAGACATTGGACCGGGATTTGATTTTGAGGATTATAAGCTTAAAGTGAACCGTTATATTGAAGAAAATAAAAATCATATAGCCATATATAAACTTAGAAATAATATTCCTCTTACCAAAAGTGATTATGAAGAACTGGAGAAAATTCTGATAGGTGAGCTTGGAACGGAGGAGGATTACAGAAGGAAATTCAACGATACCCCCTTTGGCTTGCTTGTCAGGAAAATAGCAAAACTGGATCGTCAGGCGGCATTCAGTGCCTTTAGTGAATTTATAAATGATCAGTCCCTGAGTCAGGAACAAATTGTGTTTGTCAGGAAAGTTATCGATTATATTGTCAAGAACGGCTACATTGAGGATATATCGGATTTGATGAAACCGCCGTTTGATAAACCCCACAGTTTTGTTAAGTTATTTGACAGCACAAGGCAGAAAAAAATTATAGAGACAGTTAAAAAAATAAAAGAAAACGCAATCAAGGTAATCGGTTAA
- a CDS encoding MATE family efflux transporter produces MIKLMIPLVLEQILNATVGMADTLMVSAVGESAISGVSLVDNINTLLYTLFSALCNGGAIITAHFIGSHREEDARNSAANLIFSSGVVAFILGIVALAGNKFFISLFYGSIEQNVMHYARIYFFFSAFAYVFIALYNSCSSLFRVMGITRVSLLASVMANIINICGNALFLFVFNWGVVGIALATLIAKASSAMFMVSVLTKQDRIVYLDLKKIFRPSWGMIKQIMSIGIPNGIESSLFQIGKVLVSGITAMLGTTAVAANAVAGTITNFAIIPGTAVSLAITTVVGQIAGAGDNKLAVKKARTLLLWSYLCMGITCMLLFALCPYIVSLYNLEEVTKDLALEIIKFFSIVCLLLWSPSFIIPSALRAVKEVKYTMVVSIASMWIWRILLAYVFAIHMDIGILGVWMAMGVDWLCRSICFYIRFFHGKWQNRPVLEPERENV; encoded by the coding sequence ATGATAAAACTTATGATACCGTTAGTTCTCGAACAGATACTGAACGCGACTGTGGGAATGGCTGATACGCTTATGGTGTCTGCGGTTGGTGAAAGTGCGATATCCGGAGTTTCACTGGTGGATAATATCAACACACTTCTGTATACACTGTTCTCAGCGCTTTGTAACGGAGGAGCGATTATCACGGCGCATTTTATAGGAAGCCACAGGGAGGAAGACGCGAGAAATTCGGCTGCAAACCTTATTTTTTCTTCGGGAGTTGTGGCTTTTATATTAGGTATTGTGGCTCTTGCTGGCAATAAGTTTTTTATTTCATTGTTTTACGGCAGTATTGAACAAAACGTAATGCATTACGCGCGTATTTATTTCTTTTTTTCGGCCTTTGCGTATGTTTTTATCGCGCTGTACAATTCCTGCTCGTCTTTGTTCAGGGTTATGGGCATAACCAGGGTGTCACTCCTGGCTTCGGTTATGGCAAATATCATTAATATTTGTGGAAACGCGCTGTTTTTGTTTGTATTTAACTGGGGTGTGGTGGGAATTGCACTGGCAACGCTTATAGCAAAAGCTTCTTCGGCAATGTTTATGGTTTCTGTTTTGACCAAACAGGACAGAATAGTTTATTTGGATTTGAAAAAAATATTCCGGCCGAGCTGGGGTATGATAAAGCAAATAATGAGCATAGGCATTCCTAACGGTATTGAAAGCAGCCTGTTTCAGATTGGCAAGGTACTGGTGTCGGGTATAACTGCCATGCTCGGCACTACGGCAGTCGCAGCCAACGCGGTGGCCGGTACCATTACGAATTTTGCAATAATACCGGGAACCGCGGTGAGCCTTGCAATTACGACAGTGGTCGGGCAGATTGCGGGTGCAGGCGACAACAAACTGGCGGTGAAGAAGGCGCGTACATTGCTTTTATGGAGCTATCTGTGTATGGGTATTACCTGTATGCTGCTGTTTGCTTTGTGCCCTTATATTGTTTCATTGTATAACCTGGAAGAAGTTACGAAGGATTTGGCATTGGAAATCATAAAATTTTTCAGTATTGTTTGCCTGTTGCTTTGGTCGCCCAGTTTTATAATCCCCAGCGCCCTGCGCGCCGTTAAGGAAGTAAAGTATACAATGGTTGTTTCAATTGCGTCTATGTGGATTTGGCGGATTTTACTGGCGTATGTGTTCGCCATTCACATGGATATCGGGATTCTGGGCGTTTGGATGGCGATGGGGGTTGACTGGCTTTGCAGAAGCATCTGCTTTTATATCCGGTTCTTTCACGGGAAATGGCAGAACAGGCCGGTACTGGAACCGGAGCGGGAAAACGTCTGA
- a CDS encoding sensor histidine kinase: MTKLHTPGFLNFFFSLKLKQKLLLSYILLILVPFVTFYWLFNMEISGIIMSNTNYSAERSFDQTFDFLSNKLNHIIRVADVIYNEQSISEILKKNINDYPVSDQIEDMMFLTKYLKSFEDKEDIEKVRLYVPSGLVYSTENVNLFSFDEIIDTEWYNRMHDYTFTLAYIPSQLLQDENNDPEVLSIARFILNTVNYKEKLGVLRIDFNKKDFEQVIDNANTIEGGLTYLENSLGEIVAASDNELVLRYHIPHDIIASADDNDSGFEWVILNNEKIRFRAKLIHNTDWKMITVIPEKLVTDKIKNTMNQLLLMMLIISLIAYLLAFSIAHFMTKRIQTLKNQMHKVQQGVLEPLMNTGGNDEIGELILDYNYMISKIKLLMEEQYQSGQRLKAAELKVLQAQINPHFLYNTLELINRLSKKNKVCEIDEVIHSLTKFYRTNLSKGEDFITLREELEHVSAYVSIQNMRFRNKIKFEINVPDEFMDILLPKIILQPIVENSIIHGIMEKDEGTGIIRISGSIEGDNIILSVQDNGKGIPENIIEKINYGQILDSKSGYGIKNVVERIKLIYGDAYGLEYISKYNEGTTVRIKLPLNKTGNMPEKTEHFQNKSVIY, translated from the coding sequence ATGACTAAGCTCCATACGCCCGGTTTTCTGAATTTCTTTTTCAGCTTAAAACTCAAACAAAAGCTATTGTTGTCCTATATCCTGCTTATTCTTGTCCCGTTTGTAACTTTTTACTGGCTATTCAACATGGAAATATCGGGCATCATAATGTCCAATACCAATTATTCTGCAGAAAGAAGCTTTGATCAAACCTTTGACTTTCTTTCCAACAAGTTAAATCACATTATCAGAGTTGCCGATGTCATCTACAATGAACAATCGATTTCCGAGATTCTTAAGAAAAACATTAATGACTATCCTGTCTCTGATCAGATTGAAGACATGATGTTTTTGACCAAATACCTCAAATCCTTTGAGGATAAGGAGGATATTGAAAAGGTACGGTTATACGTCCCGTCAGGGCTTGTTTATTCCACTGAAAACGTTAACCTTTTCAGTTTTGACGAAATCATTGACACCGAATGGTATAACCGGATGCATGATTATACCTTTACACTGGCGTATATTCCCTCGCAGCTGCTTCAGGATGAAAACAACGATCCTGAGGTGCTGTCAATTGCGCGTTTTATCCTTAATACCGTAAATTACAAGGAAAAACTCGGCGTTCTTAGAATTGATTTTAATAAAAAAGACTTTGAGCAGGTTATTGACAATGCCAATACCATAGAAGGCGGGCTGACCTATCTGGAAAACTCCCTTGGTGAAATTGTCGCCGCCTCGGACAATGAGCTTGTGTTAAGATACCATATTCCCCATGATATAATAGCTTCAGCCGATGATAACGATTCCGGGTTTGAGTGGGTGATTTTAAACAATGAAAAAATCAGGTTCAGGGCAAAACTTATTCACAATACTGACTGGAAAATGATTACCGTAATTCCCGAAAAACTTGTTACCGACAAAATCAAAAACACAATGAACCAGCTTTTACTCATGATGCTGATCATAAGCCTGATTGCTTACCTGCTTGCCTTTTCCATCGCCCACTTTATGACAAAGCGTATTCAAACGCTGAAAAACCAGATGCACAAAGTACAGCAGGGCGTTCTGGAACCTTTGATGAACACCGGAGGTAATGATGAAATCGGCGAACTCATTCTTGACTATAATTACATGATCTCAAAAATAAAACTTCTCATGGAAGAACAGTATCAGTCGGGACAAAGGCTTAAAGCTGCGGAACTAAAGGTATTGCAGGCCCAGATAAATCCGCATTTCCTTTACAATACCCTTGAGCTTATCAATCGCCTGTCAAAAAAGAACAAGGTATGTGAAATCGACGAAGTCATTCATTCCCTTACAAAATTTTACAGGACAAATTTAAGCAAAGGTGAAGATTTCATTACGCTGCGTGAAGAACTGGAACACGTTTCGGCCTATGTTTCCATTCAGAACATGAGGTTCAGGAATAAAATCAAATTTGAAATAAACGTGCCTGATGAATTTATGGATATACTCTTACCTAAAATAATCCTGCAACCCATTGTGGAAAATTCCATAATACACGGAATTATGGAAAAAGACGAAGGCACGGGAATAATAAGAATTTCGGGCAGTATCGAGGGGGACAACATTATACTGTCTGTACAGGACAACGGAAAAGGCATACCCGAAAATATCATTGAAAAAATAAATTACGGGCAGATACTGGACAGCAAAAGCGGCTATGGAATTAAAAACGTTGTGGAAAGAATTAAGCTTATCTATGGTGACGCGTACGGCCTGGAATACATAAGCAAGTACAACGAAGGCACAACAGTAAGGATAAAACTTCCGTTGAATAAAACCGGAAATATGCCTGAAAAAACAGAACACTTTCAAAATAAAAGCGTCATATACTAA
- a CDS encoding response regulator gives MIKLLVVDDEPYTKEGILEDYPWKALGIDEVKGADDGIEALEISSTFNPDIIITDVRMPRMDGITLAYKLRELNPKCRIIFLSGYSDKEYLKSAIYLNAISYVEKPIVYDELLSSIKKAVSQIKEEEERNRYSNSIKNKYENSIPIIKNELALQLTRPNLNIEAVKKNMDILQMYFSDETHFITVLIEFTYRSDNHLDQSFVHASAINIINNILQSNNAQAIIGTKDSGHILFHLYSNGEIPYSKLHSIVKSLSEHFEANIPNARASISAGLPVIGFKNVFKSYNMSVLALQKFFFHDELKYTFYTEGKKPEYSLDEELVDRFQQHLAHRDRDGAIDTIKQLTAEIRQHDQTLINNVKNIYHRFLVILETFSLKEQVSLDKNQDFYWYMISNIKTLTGLESFLIDKINLYFHRIAEQMQSHDAVAKIKNYIRLNYANPRLSLAQISEANFMSVGYLCAFFKEKTGKTVNRYITEVRMEKAKELLMDPGVKIDSIAKSVGYSDGNYFAKIFKKYTGYNPSEYREKVRMKL, from the coding sequence ATGATAAAATTACTCGTCGTTGATGACGAACCCTATACGAAGGAGGGCATTCTGGAGGATTACCCGTGGAAAGCCCTGGGAATAGATGAAGTAAAGGGAGCCGACGACGGCATTGAAGCTCTTGAGATTTCATCCACCTTCAATCCCGATATTATTATAACCGACGTCAGAATGCCGAGAATGGACGGCATCACGCTTGCCTACAAACTTCGTGAACTGAATCCCAAATGCAGGATTATATTTTTAAGCGGTTATTCCGACAAGGAATACTTAAAATCTGCCATTTATCTGAACGCAATCAGTTATGTCGAAAAACCCATAGTTTACGACGAGCTCCTGTCGTCAATAAAGAAGGCAGTAAGCCAGATAAAGGAAGAAGAGGAAAGAAACCGGTATTCCAATTCCATTAAAAACAAATATGAAAACAGCATTCCCATAATAAAAAACGAGCTGGCCCTTCAGCTCACAAGGCCAAATCTTAACATTGAAGCCGTGAAAAAGAATATGGATATACTACAGATGTACTTTTCGGACGAAACCCATTTCATAACCGTACTGATTGAATTTACATACCGGAGCGACAATCATCTGGATCAGAGTTTTGTCCATGCCTCGGCAATTAATATAATCAATAACATACTGCAGTCAAATAATGCACAGGCCATTATAGGGACAAAGGATTCCGGCCATATTCTGTTTCATCTGTACAGCAATGGTGAAATCCCGTACTCGAAATTACATAGTATTGTTAAAAGCCTTTCCGAACATTTTGAAGCCAATATCCCAAATGCCCGCGCAAGTATCTCCGCAGGATTACCGGTAATCGGGTTTAAAAACGTGTTCAAATCTTACAATATGTCGGTTCTTGCATTGCAGAAATTTTTCTTTCATGATGAATTGAAATATACCTTTTACACCGAAGGTAAAAAACCTGAGTATTCACTGGATGAAGAGCTTGTGGACAGGTTCCAGCAGCACCTTGCCCATAGGGACAGGGACGGCGCAATAGACACAATAAAACAACTGACCGCCGAAATAAGACAGCATGACCAGACTCTTATAAATAATGTGAAGAATATCTACCACCGCTTTCTGGTAATCCTCGAGACCTTTTCCCTTAAGGAACAGGTAAGTCTTGACAAAAATCAGGATTTTTATTGGTATATGATTTCAAACATAAAAACACTGACCGGACTGGAAAGTTTCCTTATAGACAAAATAAACCTGTACTTTCATCGCATTGCTGAACAAATGCAGAGCCATGACGCCGTGGCAAAAATAAAAAATTATATCAGGCTTAATTATGCAAATCCCCGTCTATCCCTGGCTCAGATAAGCGAGGCAAACTTCATGTCTGTCGGCTACCTGTGCGCCTTTTTTAAGGAAAAAACCGGGAAAACCGTAAACCGGTATATAACCGAAGTTCGTATGGAAAAAGCCAAAGAGCTGTTAATGGATCCCGGCGTCAAAATAGACAGTATAGCAAAATCAGTCGGATACAGCGACGGGAATTATTTTGCCAAAATTTTTAAAAAGTATACCGGATATAATCCGTCGGAATATAGGGAAAAGGTCAGGATGAAACTATGA